The Perognathus longimembris pacificus isolate PPM17 unplaced genomic scaffold, ASM2315922v1 HiC_scaffold_104, whole genome shotgun sequence genome window below encodes:
- the LOC125344493 gene encoding LOW QUALITY PROTEIN: syndecan-2-like (The sequence of the model RefSeq protein was modified relative to this genomic sequence to represent the inferred CDS: substituted 1 base at 1 genomic stop codon) → MQRAWILLTLGLVALVSAESRAELTSDKDMYLDNSSIEEASGVYPIDDDDYASASGSGADEDIESPELTTSRSIPKISFTSAVPKVETTTLKSQSKMPAQTKSPXEVDKEEVHVSDSERKMEPADEDTNVYTEKHSDNLFKRTEVLAAVIAGGVIGFLFAIFLILLLVYRMRKKDEGSYDLGERKPSSAAYQKAPTKEFYA, encoded by the coding sequence ATGCAGCGTGCGTGGATCCTCCTCACCTTGGGCTTGGTGGCCTTGGTGTCGGCCGAGTCGAGAGCAGAGCTGACATCGGATAAAGACATGTACCTTGACAACAGCTCCATTGAAGAAGCTTCTGGAGTGTATCCTATTGATGATGACGACTATGCTTCTGCCTCTGGCTCAGGAGCCGATGAGGACATAGAGAGTCCAGAACTGACAACTTCACGGTCAATTCCAAAGATCTCATTTACTAGTGCTGTTCCAAAAGTGGAGACCACGACACTGAAATCACAGAGCAAGATGCCTGCTCAGACGAAGTCCCCTTAAGAAGTTGATAAGGAGGAAGTTCATGTGTCTGActcagaaaggaaaatggaacCTGCTGATGAAGACACAAACGTGTATACTGAGAAACACTCAGACAATCTGTTTAAACGGACAGAAGTCTTAGCAGCTGTCATTGCGGGTGGAGTGATCGGCTTCCTCTTTGCCATCTTCCTCATCCTACTGCTGGTCTATCGCATGAGAAAGAAGGACGAAGGAAGCTACGACCTGGGAGAGCGCAAGCCATCCAGTGCTGCGTATCAGAAGGCACCGACCAAGGAGTTTTATGCCTAA